In Alistipes ihumii AP11, a genomic segment contains:
- a CDS encoding tetratricopeptide repeat protein — MNFKSLFRVCVLAAMLLPIEAACSLSARPKGKPAADREYDPQTTASFFYTEGIKNNVMEGDTARSIRLFEKVLAIDSTHAPSLYELAILYAGAGAPEKALQYCLRANRLDTGNLWYRGQLGRLLIATNRLDSAMTVYRSLLRADPDNPDNYRLTAALYDQKGEYEQALAVLDSAQSRLGRIEILSSFRRQMLMSMGKYEQAVEEAKATVEDFPYEEQNYVALAELYAMLGLDSLAQRTYDEALALNPGSTPTIISLNEFYKQRKDNVRFLATAELLFRAPELPLETKLKFYDDLIRTPSFYRDNYFQIGKLASALAIAYPHDRRTRELYARHLIAGGNLEEALKLYKAGIDDPEGRREALNNVLDIEAYLNRPDSVAKYAAEATRYYPSDPELYLRKGGVTAFFLKDYAAAEADYKQALKYARSDSLRSVIYGSLGDNCQNRGDYKNCFKYYDKGLRLDTTNAVIYNNYAYFLSLREERLDDALEMARKANRLSPNNPTYLDTYAWVLYMLGRYEEAREPMRLAVSLDRTDSKELLIHYGDILYKLNDRFMASIYWKKALEKGYDPEEIEKRLKLIE; from the coding sequence ATGAACTTCAAAAGCCTTTTCCGCGTTTGCGTCCTTGCCGCCATGCTGCTTCCGATCGAGGCGGCCTGCTCGTTGTCGGCGCGTCCGAAAGGAAAACCGGCGGCGGATCGGGAATACGATCCTCAGACGACCGCTTCGTTCTTTTACACGGAGGGAATCAAGAACAACGTGATGGAGGGCGACACGGCCCGCTCGATCCGGCTGTTCGAGAAAGTGCTGGCGATCGACTCGACGCACGCCCCGTCGCTCTACGAGCTTGCCATCCTCTACGCCGGAGCCGGCGCGCCGGAAAAAGCCCTGCAATACTGCCTACGGGCCAACCGGCTCGACACGGGCAATCTTTGGTACCGGGGACAGCTCGGACGGCTGCTGATCGCCACGAACCGGCTCGACTCGGCGATGACCGTCTACCGTTCGTTGCTCAGAGCCGATCCGGATAACCCCGACAACTACCGCCTCACGGCCGCCCTGTACGATCAGAAGGGAGAATACGAGCAAGCGCTGGCGGTACTCGACTCGGCTCAAAGCCGGTTAGGGAGAATCGAGATTCTCTCGTCTTTCCGCCGTCAGATGCTGATGAGCATGGGAAAGTACGAGCAGGCGGTCGAAGAGGCGAAAGCGACGGTCGAGGACTTTCCCTACGAGGAACAGAACTATGTCGCGCTCGCCGAGCTGTACGCCATGCTCGGACTCGACTCCCTCGCCCAAAGGACTTACGACGAGGCGCTGGCGCTCAATCCGGGCAGCACGCCTACGATCATCTCGCTGAACGAGTTCTACAAGCAGCGCAAGGATAACGTCCGTTTTCTGGCGACGGCCGAGCTGCTTTTCCGCGCGCCCGAGCTGCCGCTCGAAACCAAGCTGAAATTCTACGACGACCTGATCCGGACGCCCTCGTTCTACCGGGACAACTACTTTCAGATAGGCAAGCTGGCCTCGGCGCTGGCGATCGCCTACCCGCACGACCGCCGGACGAGGGAGCTCTATGCCCGGCACTTGATCGCGGGCGGCAATCTGGAGGAGGCTCTCAAACTGTACAAGGCAGGAATCGACGATCCGGAAGGACGGCGCGAGGCGCTGAACAACGTGCTCGACATCGAAGCCTACCTGAACCGGCCCGACTCGGTAGCCAAGTACGCCGCCGAGGCGACCCGCTACTACCCATCCGATCCCGAGCTTTATCTGCGCAAAGGAGGCGTCACGGCCTTTTTCCTGAAGGACTACGCGGCAGCCGAGGCCGATTATAAGCAGGCGCTCAAGTACGCCCGCAGCGATTCGCTGCGCAGCGTGATCTACGGATCGCTCGGCGACAACTGCCAGAACCGGGGCGACTACAAGAACTGCTTCAAATACTACGACAAGGGCTTGCGCCTCGACACGACGAACGCCGTGATATACAATAACTACGCCTATTTCCTGAGTCTCCGGGAAGAACGGCTGGACGACGCGCTCGAAATGGCCCGGAAAGCCAACCGGCTGTCGCCGAACAATCCCACTTACCTCGACACCTACGCATGGGTTCTCTACATGCTGGGGCGCTACGAGGAAGCGCGCGAGCCGATGCGCCTGGCCGTCTCGCTCGACCGGACCGACAGCAAGGAGCTGCTGATCCACTACGGCGACATACTCTACAAGCTGAACGACCGCTTCATGGCCTCGATCTACTGGAAAAAGGCCTTGGAGAAAGGATACGATCCCGAAGAAATCGAGAAACGACTCAAACTGATCGAATAG